In Pasteuria penetrans, the genomic stretch CTAGAAAACGATAAAAATTATAAGGTTATCCTATATTATCATTACACAAAAATAAGGAATCCAGAGGATTTTGCTGCAATCCAACGCGAATTCTGTATGGCCCACAACCTACGTGGTCGTATTTGGGTCGCCGAGGAGGGAATCAATGGAACCGTATCGGGAACGACCGAAGCAATTATGGAGTATGAGGTTTTTTGAAGCGGCAACCGGGAATGGGAAGCATTCACGTAAAGAGCGATCACTGCGCGGGGCACGTGTTTCCGAAGTTGAAGGTGCGGGTAAGGAAGGAAATCGTTTGCTGGCGGTTGGATCGAGATCTCAATCCGTCCGAAAAGACGGGGAACTATGTAACTGCCCAACAATTCAAAAAGGCCATGCAAGAAAGAGACACTATCATCCTTGACGGACGAAATGGCTATGAGTATGATCTCGGCCATTTCAGGGGTGCTATCCGTGCTGACATAAGAACCACACGTGAATTTCCCGGTTGGTTGCGGAAGCACTTTCGCTTTCCCCCCCATCAGCGTGTTGTCACCTATTGTACGGGGGGCATACGATGCGAAAAATTAACCGCCTGGTTACGGGAAGAGGGATACACCAACGTAGCACAACTGCAGGGGGGCATCATTACCTACAGCCAAGATGAGGATACACAGGGAGAAAATTTTATGGGCCTCTGTTATACTTTGATGAACGAAAGGCTATCCCCGTCAACCGGAAGGAACCCCATGTCATTGTGGGGCGTTGTTGGCATTGCAAAGCACCTGCTGAGACGTACATTGATTGCGCCTATGACTTTTGTCATCTTCAGCATATCGTCTGTCCCACCTGTTGGAAGGAAAAACAGGGATTTTGTACCCCAACGTGCGCGCAAAAACAGGGAACTTCCCTCCCTCGTCCATCATGAAAATCCACGATACAAAAGGAGGGTCTTTCCCACTATAGATAAGCGCATCGCCTCTTTCCCGAGGGTGTGCAAGCCTACATTGGGGCCATGCAGGACGCGGACCGATCTCCCCAAACGATCAATGGTTATGTGTACGATTTTTCCCTGTTTTTTTCTTTCTTGGCACGTGAACAGCTCGTACTGGAGGAGGTTACTGAAAATGTTCTCCACAAATTTTTTCAGGAAATGGGGGGGGATACCAACGAATCCTAGACGTTCCTGTAACCAAACGAAATGCCCAATTGATCAACCAAGTTACCGAAGATGTGCAAAAAACGTACCAGCGTGCAAACGCGCGAAGTGGCAAACAACGGAAACAGTCCTCGTTGCGCTCTCTGTTTTGTTATCTGGTGCGTACAAAGAGACTACCCAACAATCCTATGGAGGCCTATGATCGAACAGCTCTGCAGACCAAGAGAAAAAAAACGCTGCCCACCTTTCTCAGCCGAGAAGAGGCTGTTAGATTGGTAGCTGCCGTAGATTCCTTTCAAACCCCACAAACGAAGGGTTGGCACAGGATGCGGCAATCGGGCCATCTTGATGATGCTGTTGGGAACCGGAATACGGGTATCAGAACTAGTCCAATTACGTTTTTTGCATATACACAAGGTGGAAGAGGAGGGGGTTTACAAACTCCTCATTATTGGGAAAGGTGAGGGGAACGTTGGCTGACCCTACATAAGCGGGCAAGCGAGGCCCTAGACCATTATCTTGTCGTTCGACCTATCGCCATCCCCTTCTTCCCCCTTCTCAGGCAGACATAATTTTTCTCAACAAAAATAAAGGGCCCATGAGTCGCGTAGCATTGGGAGCATAGTGAAGAAATATGCGCTGGAGGCAAACTTGCTGTAAGGGCTTCCGAACTCACACCCATAAACTGCGACATACACTAGCTACATTTCTACTCTCCCAGGGGGAGAATTTGCGGATCGTTCAGGAGATACTGGGTCACTCCTGCGTGAAGACAACGCAAATTTATACTCATGTGGTGGATTCAGAAAAGGAAGAAGCCCTGAGGAAGTTGGATAAGATTTGGTGAAATACCCCCCATGATTTCCACTATTGGGTAATTTTCATGAAATATTTAACTATTTTACGTTAGGTTTTATATTCCCTATTCTATGTCTATTCTTACGTTATTCTGTGTCCAGAGGAAGGGGATTGGTTCTGAATTATGGATCGTGGGTTGTCTCC encodes the following:
- a CDS encoding rhodanese-like domain-containing protein, which translates into the protein MKRQPGMGSIHVKSDHCAGHVFPKLKVRVRKEIVCWRLDRDLNPSEKTGNYVTAQQFKKAMQERDTIILDGRNGYEYDLGHFRGAIRADIRTTREFPGWLRKHFRFPPHQRVVTYCTGGIRCEKLTAWLREEGYTNVAQLQGGIITYSQDEDTQGENFMGLCYTLMNERLSPSTGRNPMSLWGVVGIAKHLLRRTLIAPMTFVIFSISSVPPVGRKNRDFVPQRARKNRELPSLVHHENPRYKRRVFPTIDKRIASFPRVCKPTLGPCRTRTDLPKRSMVMCTIFPCFFLSWHVNSSYWRRLLKMFSTNFFRKWGGIPTNPRRSCNQTKCPIDQPSYRRCAKNVPACKRAKWQTTETVLVALSVLLSGAYKETTQQSYGGL
- a CDS encoding tyrosine-type recombinase/integrase → MRWRQTCCKGFRTHTHKLRHTLATFLLSQGENLRIVQEILGHSCVKTTQIYTHVVDSEKEEALRKLDKIW